In a single window of the Verrucomicrobiia bacterium genome:
- a CDS encoding dienelactone hydrolase family protein: protein MKRLLLFTIASLITINLATAQDWAKARLEKSPRHGEWVKVTHDKRDVNSFITYPEVKDKATAVVVIHEIFGLSDWARSVTDEFAEAGYIAIAPDLLSGVGPNGGGTDALGGADGARKAIPSLPADQITADLNAVVDYVSKLPSCNGKVIVVGFCWGGGQSFRYATNNKDLKAALVFYGTPPDKDSIVRINCPVYGFYGGNDNRVTSTVVKATEEMKAAGKIYDPTIYNGAGHGFMRAGEAPDASPDNKTAHDSAWKRIKEILAKI, encoded by the coding sequence ATGAAACGACTCCTCCTTTTTACCATTGCCAGCCTCATCACCATCAACCTGGCCACCGCCCAGGACTGGGCCAAAGCCCGCCTCGAAAAATCCCCGCGCCACGGCGAGTGGGTCAAAGTCACCCATGACAAACGCGACGTGAATTCCTTCATCACCTATCCCGAAGTCAAAGACAAAGCCACCGCCGTCGTCGTCATCCACGAAATTTTCGGTCTCAGCGATTGGGCCCGCAGCGTCACCGATGAATTCGCCGAAGCCGGCTACATCGCCATCGCTCCCGACCTTCTCTCCGGCGTCGGTCCCAACGGCGGCGGAACCGATGCCCTCGGCGGCGCGGACGGTGCCCGCAAAGCCATTCCTTCCCTTCCCGCCGACCAGATCACCGCCGATCTCAATGCCGTCGTTGATTACGTTTCCAAACTCCCCTCCTGCAACGGCAAAGTCATCGTTGTTGGCTTCTGCTGGGGCGGCGGCCAATCCTTCCGTTACGCCACGAACAATAAAGACCTCAAAGCCGCGCTCGTCTTCTACGGCACACCTCCCGACAAAGACTCGATCGTCCGCATCAACTGTCCCGTGTACGGCTTCTACGGAGGCAACGACAACCGCGTCACCTCCACCGTCGTAAAAGCCACTGAAGAAATGAAAGCCGCCGGCAAAATCTACGATCCCACCATCTACAACGGCGCCGGCCACGGCTTCATGCGTGCCGGCGAAGCACCCGACGCCAGCCCCGATAACAAAACCGCCCACGACTCCGCCTGGAAACGAATCAAAGAGATCCTCGCCAAAATTTAA
- a CDS encoding sugar phosphate nucleotidyltransferase: protein MDIKKAIITAAGKNQPTLPLQTLVDRDGTQKTALTIILEEVLKAGIEEICVVVRPGDQAAYRAAGAHAGRVQFIEQTKSPGYGQAIHSAVEFAAGEPFLHLVGDHLYVSRDLKNCAQQLVDVAQAEACSVSAVQATHESKLPFFGAVGGRLVAGRHRLYEIESVLEKPTPTEAEQKLIVPGLRAGRYLCFFGMHVLTPAVMDLIGELIAEAKGGVALSDALSKLVNKERYLALELRGRRYDIGVRYGLLTAQLALAFDGKDRDEVLSTLVELMASREE, encoded by the coding sequence GTGGACATTAAAAAAGCCATCATCACCGCGGCGGGAAAAAATCAGCCCACCCTGCCCTTGCAAACGCTCGTGGATCGCGACGGCACGCAGAAAACCGCCCTGACCATCATCCTCGAAGAAGTGCTCAAGGCGGGCATCGAAGAAATTTGTGTGGTGGTACGCCCCGGCGATCAGGCCGCTTATCGCGCGGCGGGCGCTCATGCCGGTCGCGTGCAATTCATTGAGCAAACGAAATCACCGGGTTACGGACAGGCAATCCATAGCGCGGTGGAATTCGCGGCAGGCGAACCCTTTTTGCATTTAGTCGGCGATCATCTTTACGTGAGCCGCGATCTAAAAAACTGTGCCCAACAATTAGTGGATGTGGCGCAGGCAGAAGCGTGTTCCGTTTCCGCTGTCCAAGCCACACACGAAAGTAAACTCCCATTTTTCGGCGCGGTCGGTGGCCGTCTGGTCGCAGGACGGCATCGCTTGTATGAAATTGAAAGCGTCCTTGAAAAACCAACGCCTACCGAGGCGGAACAAAAATTGATCGTCCCGGGTTTGCGCGCGGGCCGGTATCTCTGTTTCTTCGGCATGCACGTGCTCACGCCCGCCGTGATGGATCTGATCGGCGAATTGATCGCGGAAGCCAAAGGTGGCGTGGCGCTTTCGGACGCGTTGAGCAAACTCGTAAACAAGGAGCGCTATCTCGCGCTCGAATTGCGTGGCCGCCGTTACGACATCGGCGTGCGCTACGGACTGCTGACCGCGCAACTCGCGCTCGCATTCGACGGCAAGGACCGCGATGAAGTTTTATCCACTCTCGTCGAGCTAATGGCTTCGAGGGAAGAATGA